TAGGGTTTTTGAATTTTTGTTTCGCTAATCACAATCTTACCGGGCTCAAGTTCGCTTTCTGGGATTTCATCGAATAATTTGTTATAGATGTAGATTTTTTTATTTTTTTCTAGAATTTGCTTGAGCAAGAAAGCAAGCTTCCCCGCAAACATCCCTAATCCTTCATCAAATACAATGATATTTTCATAGTTCTCACTTAAATCTTCTATGCTTTTGAGAAATGAAGATAACTTCAACAAGGATTTATCACTTGAGCCAGTGGGTTTACGAATAAGAGCAGCACTGTAAGCTCCCTTTATGGTTTTTTCTTTGTAAAATTGTTCTTCTCTACAATCCAAAAGAAGGCTATTTTTCGGAATTTCAGAAATCAAAAATTTCCATTCTGATTTAGTATTTTCTTCTAAATTCTCCATAGTTTTAGAATGGAAATGATTCTCGAACTTCATAGTAATGTTCAAAATTTTTTTCGTTTGTTTGTAATCAAAAAAATTGTTAGCAAAAGACAAAAAAAATAGTTTTTACATTGTATGACAATATTTTTTCTTCATCAAGTGCCATTATAAAAAGGAGAAAACATGAAATTTGCTGTAATCACAGGGACGAGCAGAGGTTTAGGGTTGGGTATGGCTTCAGCTTTTTTGGAAAAATATAAGGTAATCGGAATATCGAGAAAAGAATCTCCATTGCTAAAAGAAAATCCGGGTCAATATTTTCATTTGTCTTTGGATTTAGAGCAACTCACTAAAATCGAGTCAAGGGTTATCAATTATCTCGAAAATCTAAGCAATCAGCATGAGCTCTATGTTGAATATTTAATTTTGAATTCAGCCGTATTAGGTCCAATAAAAGA
The genomic region above belongs to Leptospiraceae bacterium and contains:
- a CDS encoding sulfurtransferase codes for the protein MKFENHFHSKTMENLEENTKSEWKFLISEIPKNSLLLDCREEQFYKEKTIKGAYSAALIRKPTGSSDKSLLKLSSFLKSIEDLSENYENIIVFDEGLGMFAGKLAFLLKQILEKNKKIYIYNKLFDEIPESELEPGKIVISETKIQKPYQFKDIVSISYVQINLIKVQLIDVRTKDEYEGLIPRFNNSEPGEICGRIPGSIHFDWLELYDETGYLLPKQTVLKKLKKANLILERPTILYDYNGARACFMALVLKESKYKDVKVYLGSWLEWRKTQLPKQNLNVWYPSN